In the Leptospira limi genome, one interval contains:
- a CDS encoding class I SAM-dependent methyltransferase — translation MKCRICNANCQIVYSNMVYLGKYTSSLYHCNQCDFLQLDRVTWLDEAYEESIAITDTGIVSRNLDLSRKVLVLLSALNSKLGLNRFILIFLRIFCKGLLGRVFTRFNGKILDFGGGYGLLVRMLRDFGIDAYWTDPYSKNLFSKGFEGSLENTFDCLISFEVLEHLLEPDIHFQSILKEQNPRHYIFSTESYGDKIPQQNWWYFSFLTGQHISFYNQGTFDYIAKKYNYHYYSINQSFHLFSKEKLNITLIKFLVERSDIFYSYAKVHYDSLTWSDHNKMMKSLDKNTK, via the coding sequence ATGAAATGTCGGATTTGCAATGCTAATTGTCAAATAGTCTACTCAAATATGGTTTATCTGGGTAAATATACATCTTCTCTTTACCATTGCAATCAGTGTGATTTTCTCCAATTGGATCGAGTTACTTGGTTAGATGAGGCATACGAAGAGTCTATTGCTATCACGGATACTGGGATTGTATCCAGAAATTTAGATCTTTCCAGAAAAGTTTTAGTATTATTATCCGCGTTGAACTCTAAACTTGGGCTCAATAGGTTTATATTGATTTTCCTTCGGATTTTTTGTAAAGGACTCTTGGGAAGAGTGTTTACTCGATTTAACGGAAAGATTCTAGATTTTGGAGGAGGTTATGGATTGTTAGTCCGGATGTTAAGAGACTTTGGCATAGATGCCTATTGGACAGATCCTTATTCTAAAAATCTTTTTTCAAAGGGATTTGAAGGAAGTCTCGAAAATACTTTTGATTGTCTAATCAGTTTTGAAGTACTGGAACATTTACTTGAACCAGATATCCATTTTCAAAGTATTTTAAAGGAGCAGAATCCAAGACATTATATATTTTCAACGGAGTCATATGGGGATAAAATACCACAACAGAATTGGTGGTATTTTTCATTCTTAACTGGACAACATATATCTTTTTACAATCAAGGAACATTCGACTATATAGCAAAAAAATACAATTACCATTACTATTCAATCAATCAATCCTTCCATCTCTTTTCAAAGGAGAAACTTAATATCACTTTGATCAAATTCTTAGTTGAGAGATCGGATATATTTTATAGCTATGCGAAAGTTCATTACGACAGTCTCACCTGGTCTGATCACAATAAGATGATGAAAAGTTTGGACAAAAATACAAAATGA
- a CDS encoding dTDP-4-dehydrorhamnose reductase family protein, protein MNVPLKILVLGASGMLGSTLFNVLSKNSKFKVWGTVRNPEVLKYIKNLHNGIILTHVDVMNQDELIRIFYDVKPDVVINCIGIIKQQKVAEDPLTVIPINSLLPHRLSSLCKLIGARLILISTDCVFDGKRGMYVESDPPNAIDLYGKSKELGEIYNDKHVFTFRTSIIGHELNSQISLVNWFLSQQGIVRGFSKAIFSGFPANEIAEIIENKIIPNEDLFGLYHVSAEPISKFDLLQLIKKLYGFDIEIKLEDDFEIDRSLNSEKFRKETGYIPKKWDKLVQDMKDYRKEYLD, encoded by the coding sequence GTGAACGTACCGTTAAAGATCTTAGTCCTTGGTGCTTCGGGTATGTTGGGAAGTACATTGTTTAATGTTTTATCTAAAAATTCAAAGTTTAAGGTTTGGGGAACAGTCAGAAATCCAGAGGTATTAAAATATATCAAAAATTTACACAATGGAATTATATTAACTCATGTAGATGTGATGAATCAAGATGAGTTAATAAGAATTTTTTATGATGTTAAACCAGATGTTGTTATAAATTGTATAGGAATTATTAAACAGCAAAAAGTTGCGGAAGATCCATTAACTGTTATACCAATTAATTCCTTATTGCCACATAGACTTTCTAGTTTATGCAAATTGATTGGTGCACGTCTGATTCTCATTAGCACGGATTGTGTGTTTGATGGGAAAAGAGGAATGTACGTGGAATCAGATCCACCTAATGCTATTGATTTATATGGTAAATCGAAAGAGTTGGGAGAAATATATAATGATAAACATGTATTTACGTTTAGAACTTCCATTATTGGACATGAATTAAACTCCCAGATTTCTTTGGTGAATTGGTTTTTATCGCAACAAGGTATTGTTAGGGGATTTTCGAAAGCCATTTTTTCTGGTTTTCCTGCAAATGAAATTGCGGAGATAATCGAAAATAAAATTATTCCAAATGAAGATTTATTTGGGCTCTACCATGTTTCAGCTGAGCCAATTTCAAAATTTGATCTTTTGCAATTAATTAAAAAACTATATGGATTTGATATTGAGATTAAACTTGAAGATGATTTTGAAATTGATCGCTCTTTGAATTCCGAAAAGTTTAGAAAAGAAACTGGTTATATACCAAAAAAATGGGATAAACTGGTTCAAGATATGAAAGATTACAGAAAAGAATATTTGGATTAA
- a CDS encoding O-antigen polymerase produces MIQTLILFAILIFIVARYSKNPIGMYIILIWWGALNLLNYFSLSGLFIISSDTQYVYFLFFVFFTLSFIFTENFINSRVYDNFNINVSLYSYNFLFYFALLLIVPIQIMFTVRAIYLFSFIMEPSMYRSDVFGLITGTSSLFFNSVHVAKAHAFIIGPLQFVVFFSGISYFIVRKKVGLLFLGTILIVLDAIMMFGRFGYHYLIISILLYFIFTNKNKYKEEKFRVYLFSIVLFLILIFASLKITNNRGDSNIIKILKTYIVTYHTESFTIFDIELKNPNSILHEYTYGLSTLGGIERYFIPLINIFGYRFISQADQVGGYLHQNFLIGYDEYNNPLLFNAYGSIFFTMYRDGGLIAVSVFGILLGFFFSIYSGSLKTKDPIDFAIFYGLLFLILYGIFQPTVLGPMLPALFILYILKQVLKAYTKLIH; encoded by the coding sequence ATGATTCAAACGTTGATTTTATTTGCAATATTAATTTTTATAGTTGCTAGATATTCTAAAAATCCTATTGGGATGTACATTATACTTATCTGGTGGGGAGCTTTAAATTTATTGAACTATTTTTCACTATCTGGTTTGTTTATCATCTCTTCTGATACACAATACGTTTATTTTTTATTTTTTGTTTTCTTTACATTAAGTTTTATTTTTACTGAAAATTTTATTAATTCTAGGGTTTATGATAATTTCAATATAAATGTCTCTTTATATAGCTACAATTTCTTGTTTTATTTTGCTTTGCTATTAATTGTTCCAATTCAGATTATGTTTACTGTTAGAGCAATCTATCTTTTTAGCTTCATAATGGAACCTTCCATGTATAGAAGTGACGTGTTTGGTCTAATTACGGGTACATCCTCTTTGTTTTTTAATTCAGTGCATGTTGCAAAAGCTCACGCTTTTATAATAGGTCCATTACAGTTTGTAGTTTTTTTTTCGGGCATATCTTATTTCATTGTCCGAAAAAAAGTAGGATTGTTATTTCTCGGAACAATTTTGATTGTTTTGGATGCGATAATGATGTTTGGCAGATTTGGCTATCATTACCTAATTATATCTATACTATTGTATTTTATTTTTACTAATAAAAATAAATACAAAGAGGAAAAGTTTAGAGTATATCTGTTTTCCATTGTTTTGTTTTTAATTTTAATTTTTGCTTCTCTTAAAATTACTAATAATAGAGGTGATTCGAATATTATTAAGATTCTTAAAACTTATATAGTAACTTATCATACAGAATCTTTTACTATATTTGATATAGAATTAAAAAACCCAAATTCAATTCTTCATGAATACACATATGGTTTATCGACTTTGGGAGGAATCGAAAGGTATTTCATACCGCTAATCAATATATTTGGTTATCGTTTCATCTCTCAAGCTGATCAGGTAGGTGGATATTTGCACCAAAACTTCTTAATTGGTTACGATGAGTATAATAACCCCCTTTTATTTAATGCGTATGGATCTATTTTTTTCACCATGTATCGAGATGGCGGATTGATTGCAGTTTCTGTTTTTGGAATTTTGTTAGGATTCTTCTTTTCAATCTACTCTGGAAGTTTGAAAACTAAAGATCCTATTGATTTTGCCATATTTTACGGATTATTATTTTTGATATTGTACGGAATTTTTCAGCCAACAGTATTAGGTCCAATGTTGCCTGCTCTTTTTATCTTATATATCTTAAAACAGGTTTTAAAAGCTTATACGAAGTTAATTCATTGA
- a CDS encoding exopolysaccharide biosynthesis polyprenyl glycosylphosphotransferase translates to MIFKKKQIERIPIFLIFLDIISIILISHFFEIYLIVTNTSTAHYWTRYLIFLFFPFVQLVLNTYKPSSNDLRLGFIERYLVGYIVYLVIVSSFLFLSEYRYLGNAWGRGIFFSNTVSFFIIGLINRYIIKVYKNSIVDKVQINLLLIASPNNIRNLFLELGTFKAEINYFIYSESTAVFNAPGVKYIKHEDELVSVIKSFHPISLNFIVVDNEFKISPDSYSHLVEASVKGVNVIDLSNFVEHYVEKFPVLFTSLNWIITSGGFSYFNKPIQERIKRIIDYSLCLLLFGPSFILIFFSAIVIKLTSPGPVFFSQLRIGKGGKEFLLYKLRTMKTEKNIQQAKWASANDPRITLFGKFLRKTRIDELPQIFNVLKGDMSFIGPRPEQLEFVNLLSKEIPFYSLRHSVSPGLTGWAQVNYGYGSSVYDSRIKLEYDLFYIKNFSLLLDFRIMIKTVRVILFGRGR, encoded by the coding sequence ATGATTTTTAAAAAAAAGCAAATCGAAAGGATACCAATATTTTTAATCTTTTTAGATATAATTTCGATTATTCTAATTAGTCACTTTTTTGAAATTTATCTTATCGTAACAAATACTTCGACGGCACATTATTGGACTAGATACTTGATTTTTCTATTTTTCCCATTTGTGCAATTAGTATTGAATACCTATAAGCCTAGTTCAAATGATCTGAGATTAGGATTTATTGAAAGATACTTGGTTGGATATATTGTTTATTTGGTAATCGTAAGTAGCTTTCTCTTTCTTTCTGAATATAGATATCTAGGTAATGCATGGGGAAGGGGGATATTTTTTTCTAACACCGTATCATTTTTTATTATTGGATTAATCAATCGCTATATAATTAAAGTTTATAAAAATTCTATAGTAGATAAGGTACAAATTAATTTATTGTTAATTGCCTCTCCAAATAATATTAGAAACCTATTTTTGGAGCTAGGCACGTTTAAGGCAGAGATTAATTATTTCATCTACTCGGAGTCAACTGCTGTTTTTAATGCGCCTGGAGTGAAATATATTAAACACGAAGATGAACTGGTTTCAGTGATAAAAAGTTTTCATCCGATCTCTTTAAATTTTATCGTAGTTGATAATGAATTTAAAATTTCTCCGGATAGTTATTCTCATTTAGTTGAAGCTTCTGTAAAGGGGGTTAATGTAATTGATTTATCAAATTTTGTCGAACACTATGTAGAAAAATTTCCGGTATTGTTTACGAGTTTAAATTGGATCATTACTAGTGGTGGGTTTTCGTATTTTAATAAACCTATTCAAGAAAGAATAAAAAGAATTATTGATTACTCATTGTGTTTGTTGCTATTTGGTCCTTCATTTATCTTAATATTTTTTTCGGCTATTGTTATCAAGTTAACGTCTCCTGGACCAGTATTTTTTAGTCAGCTTCGAATCGGAAAAGGTGGAAAAGAGTTTTTACTTTATAAATTAAGAACAATGAAGACTGAAAAAAATATTCAACAGGCGAAATGGGCATCTGCTAATGATCCTAGAATTACTTTGTTTGGAAAATTTTTAAGAAAGACTAGGATAGATGAGCTTCCTCAAATTTTTAATGTTTTAAAAGGTGATATGAGTTTTATAGGTCCAAGACCAGAGCAGCTTGAGTTTGTAAATTTATTATCGAAAGAAATTCCTTTCTATAGTCTTCGTCATTCTGTAAGTCCTGGTTTGACGGGATGGGCACAAGTAAATTATGGATACGGCTCTTCTGTTTATGATTCAAGAATCAAGTTAGAATATGATTTGTTTTATATAAAAAATTTTTCACTTCTATTGGATTTTAGAATTATGATTAAGACTGTCCGAGTGATATTGTTTGGGCGTGGACGTTAA
- the wecB gene encoding non-hydrolyzing UDP-N-acetylglucosamine 2-epimerase produces the protein MLKVLTLIGTRPELIKMSRVISAMDKCFKHVFVHSGQNYDYELNQVFFDDLEIRKPDYFLNVAEDTVAKTIASILVKIDEVFEKEQPDALLFYGDTNTCLAVISAKRRKIPVFHMEAGNRCFDERVPEELNRKIVDHLSDINIVLTEHARRYLLSEGIKPETIFKSGSHMKEVLDYYKQKIQKSNILNELNLKPQNYFLVSIHREENVDSEQNLKEMLQSLEGIVNHYNLPVIVSTHPRTRKRLESLGIESNENIKFLKPFGFLDYIYLQQNSKCVVSDSGTITEESSILKFPAITIRNTHERPEGMDAGVLIMSGLKTLDVLDSIKISIMANTSRATENGTVDDYLADNVSMKIVQLVQSYTGYINRVVWKK, from the coding sequence ATGCTTAAAGTTCTAACGTTAATTGGAACACGTCCCGAGTTAATTAAAATGTCACGGGTTATTTCGGCAATGGATAAGTGCTTTAAACATGTATTTGTTCACTCGGGTCAAAATTATGATTATGAATTGAACCAGGTTTTTTTTGATGATCTCGAGATTAGAAAACCAGATTATTTTCTGAATGTTGCAGAAGATACGGTTGCAAAAACGATTGCTTCTATCTTAGTCAAAATTGACGAAGTATTCGAGAAAGAACAACCTGATGCGTTACTATTTTATGGGGATACTAATACATGTTTGGCGGTGATTTCCGCTAAAAGAAGAAAGATACCTGTTTTCCATATGGAAGCAGGAAATCGATGTTTTGATGAAAGAGTGCCTGAGGAACTAAATCGAAAGATTGTGGACCACTTAAGTGATATCAATATTGTTTTAACTGAGCATGCGAGAAGGTATCTCTTAAGTGAAGGGATTAAACCTGAGACAATTTTCAAATCAGGTTCCCATATGAAGGAAGTTTTAGATTATTATAAGCAAAAAATTCAAAAATCAAATATTTTAAATGAATTGAATCTAAAACCTCAAAATTATTTTTTAGTCAGTATCCATCGTGAGGAAAATGTAGACAGTGAGCAAAACTTAAAGGAGATGTTACAATCTTTGGAAGGGATCGTGAATCATTATAACCTTCCTGTAATTGTATCTACCCATCCCAGAACTAGAAAACGATTGGAATCATTGGGAATTGAGTCGAATGAGAATATTAAATTTCTAAAACCATTTGGATTCCTGGATTATATTTACCTACAACAAAATTCAAAATGTGTTGTATCAGATTCTGGTACCATCACCGAGGAATCTTCCATTCTCAAATTTCCTGCTATTACAATTAGAAATACACATGAACGCCCTGAAGGAATGGATGCAGGAGTTTTAATTATGTCTGGACTAAAAACTTTAGATGTTCTCGATTCCATAAAAATTTCTATTATGGCAAATACATCTAGAGCAACTGAAAATGGGACTGTGGATGACTATTTAGCAGATAATGTATCAATGAAAATTGTGCAATTGGTGCAAAGCTATACTGGTTATATAAATCGAGTGGTCTGGAAAAAGTGA
- a CDS encoding glycosyltransferase family 9 protein: MKCSEFNKNRKIVFIGNVAWRNIFESYDRSTVDKAVWVNLNSLQSNVLYRFGILFLLNTFRIHTIVQPTFSRNLLIDFLLIPLKAKFKYSPFGDDLNHIRELKLKNDQSYSHIIKSEKEIEFEFDRNLFFFKELDSVFANVKFSLPFERKKQKENAISFFIGSSSKTRQFSRENLGYILKSIENQSHYRVNLLGGQAEFRLAEELSKISERVINLCGKLTLSETINIIGNSKIVLTMDSSGLHMAMGTGVPKVYCFSNGNHAFRFVPYPKQYKNLNVFFPPIIEMAIGKHPKIVYDSFRNGSLIPINSIRIDLAVESILKGLRS; encoded by the coding sequence TTGAAGTGTTCTGAATTCAATAAAAATCGTAAAATAGTTTTTATCGGAAATGTTGCATGGAGAAATATTTTTGAAAGTTATGACCGATCAACAGTTGATAAGGCTGTTTGGGTAAATTTAAACTCTTTACAAAGCAATGTTCTCTATCGATTTGGAATTCTTTTTTTACTGAATACGTTTCGTATTCATACTATTGTACAGCCAACTTTTTCACGTAATCTACTGATTGATTTTTTACTTATACCTTTGAAGGCAAAATTCAAATACTCACCATTTGGTGATGATCTAAACCATATTCGGGAACTGAAATTAAAAAATGATCAATCGTATTCACATATCATCAAATCGGAAAAAGAGATTGAATTTGAGTTCGATAGAAACCTATTTTTTTTCAAAGAATTAGATTCTGTTTTTGCTAATGTGAAATTTTCTCTTCCATTTGAACGAAAAAAACAAAAAGAGAATGCAATTTCATTTTTTATTGGTTCAAGTTCCAAGACTCGTCAATTTTCAAGAGAGAACCTAGGCTATATTCTCAAATCAATCGAAAATCAAAGTCACTATCGAGTGAATTTACTTGGTGGGCAGGCGGAATTCCGACTAGCCGAGGAATTAAGTAAAATTTCAGAAAGAGTGATAAACTTATGTGGAAAACTGACTCTCTCTGAAACAATCAATATCATTGGTAATTCCAAAATTGTCTTAACTATGGATTCTAGTGGTTTGCATATGGCAATGGGAACTGGAGTACCGAAAGTTTATTGTTTTTCCAATGGCAATCATGCATTTCGTTTTGTACCGTATCCAAAACAATATAAAAATCTAAATGTATTTTTTCCTCCTATCATTGAAATGGCCATCGGTAAACATCCAAAGATTGTGTATGATTCATTTCGGAATGGTTCTCTTATCCCTATCAATTCCATCCGTATTGATTTAGCAGTGGAAAGTATATTAAAAGGATTACGATCTTAA
- a CDS encoding polysaccharide biosynthesis protein — protein sequence MFDNKTLLITGGTGSFGNTVLNRFLNTNVKEIRVFSRDEKKQEDMRISLNNDKLKFYIGDVRDYESISSALVGVDYVFHAAALKQVPSCEFYPMEALKTNVIGTENVLNAAIARNVKRVVVLSTDKAVYPINAMGISKAMAEKVMVAKSRQVPEGGTVFCATRYGNVMASRGSVIPLFVDQLKNGDPLTITDPNMTRFLMSLEDSVDLVLHAFEHANQGDIFIQKAPASTVGDLAEALKDLFKKLNMIRVIGTRHGEKLYETLVSREEMAKAIDMGRYYRIPADNRDLNYKKYFVEGEEKVSELDDYTSHNTNRLEINDIKELLLKLDYIREELNA from the coding sequence ATGTTTGATAATAAAACTCTCCTCATTACTGGTGGGACTGGTTCTTTTGGCAACACGGTCTTAAATAGATTTTTAAATACTAATGTCAAAGAAATTCGAGTCTTCAGCCGTGACGAAAAAAAACAAGAGGATATGCGAATTTCGCTTAATAATGATAAGCTGAAATTTTACATTGGTGATGTAAGGGATTATGAAAGCATTTCATCCGCATTAGTGGGTGTCGATTATGTATTTCATGCAGCTGCTTTAAAACAAGTGCCATCTTGTGAATTTTATCCAATGGAAGCATTAAAAACCAATGTAATTGGAACTGAAAATGTTTTAAATGCTGCTATTGCTCGCAATGTGAAACGTGTTGTTGTGTTGAGTACTGATAAGGCAGTATATCCAATCAATGCTATGGGAATTTCGAAGGCCATGGCTGAAAAGGTAATGGTTGCTAAATCAAGACAAGTGCCAGAAGGAGGCACAGTTTTTTGTGCTACTCGTTATGGAAATGTTATGGCATCTCGAGGTTCGGTCATTCCTTTGTTTGTTGATCAACTTAAAAATGGGGATCCCTTAACGATCACTGATCCAAATATGACTCGATTTTTAATGTCGTTAGAAGATTCGGTAGATTTAGTTTTACATGCTTTTGAACATGCAAACCAAGGTGATATATTCATTCAGAAAGCACCTGCCTCGACGGTAGGGGATTTAGCGGAAGCATTAAAAGATCTCTTTAAGAAACTAAATATGATAAGAGTGATTGGAACTCGACATGGTGAAAAACTCTATGAGACTTTGGTTTCAAGGGAAGAAATGGCGAAGGCAATTGATATGGGACGTTATTACCGTATCCCTGCTGATAATAGAGATCTAAATTATAAAAAATATTTTGTGGAAGGGGAAGAAAAGGTTTCTGAACTAGATGATTATACTTCACACAACACGAACCGATTGGAAATCAATGACATTAAAGAACTTTTATTAAAATTAGATTATATCCGGGAAGAATTAAATGCTTAA
- a CDS encoding flippase, which produces MKSIFFNSIWFFFDKVFKLIVGFAISVMIVRYLGPKWFGKYNYVNSIIVLFGIFVSFGSEGILVKFLVSEPDQKNEILSASFWFQTFFGILSFLLSVLFLIFLRNDSDLFQLLLILGIPLLFRSFSVVKYVYESNLEIKKVVIIENLIFFTFSFIRVILIYFNSSFNWIFVSFATEGIISNISLYLYYRLNHTSFLKVRPKLDRIKSILKESFPILVSGFAIIVYMKVDQIMIGSMLGDKQLGIYSVGVRLSEFWYFIPIGISSSFFPHLIALKKELSVQYKKRFAILHSIVFWMALLGACITQFAADFVILKIYGYDYFNSSLILKIHIWASLFVFLGVAGSNYYILENLQKLTIFKSFFGLLVNIILNYFWIPEYGIVGAACATLISQFCANTLFLVFFRSLHPILFLQFGSLFEIRFLNIKSIFRKQVSVYHSND; this is translated from the coding sequence TTGAAATCAATTTTTTTTAATTCAATTTGGTTTTTCTTCGACAAGGTATTTAAGCTCATAGTTGGTTTTGCAATCAGTGTAATGATTGTAAGGTATCTTGGACCAAAATGGTTTGGAAAATATAATTATGTAAATTCGATCATTGTTTTATTCGGTATATTTGTATCCTTTGGTTCTGAAGGAATATTGGTGAAATTTTTAGTTTCGGAACCGGATCAAAAAAATGAGATATTGTCTGCATCTTTTTGGTTTCAAACATTTTTTGGCATATTATCTTTCTTATTATCCGTTCTATTTCTGATATTTTTAAGAAATGATTCAGATTTATTTCAGTTATTATTGATTCTAGGGATCCCTTTGTTATTCCGTTCTTTTTCAGTTGTTAAGTATGTTTATGAGTCGAACTTGGAGATTAAAAAAGTTGTCATTATTGAAAATCTAATTTTTTTTACTTTTTCATTTATTAGAGTTATATTGATATATTTTAATTCTAGTTTTAATTGGATTTTTGTTTCCTTCGCAACAGAAGGCATTATTTCGAATATTTCTTTGTATTTATATTATCGTCTTAATCATACTTCATTTTTGAAAGTTCGTCCCAAATTGGATAGAATCAAATCGATCCTGAAAGAATCCTTCCCAATTTTAGTGTCTGGTTTTGCGATCATTGTCTATATGAAAGTAGACCAAATTATGATTGGTTCTATGTTAGGTGATAAGCAGTTGGGTATCTATAGTGTTGGTGTTCGACTTAGTGAATTCTGGTATTTTATTCCAATTGGAATTTCATCTTCATTTTTTCCCCATTTGATTGCATTGAAGAAGGAATTATCAGTTCAGTATAAGAAACGATTTGCAATTTTGCATAGTATTGTTTTTTGGATGGCGTTGTTAGGAGCTTGTATTACCCAATTCGCAGCAGACTTTGTGATTTTGAAAATTTATGGTTATGATTATTTTAATTCATCCTTGATTTTAAAAATACACATTTGGGCATCATTGTTTGTTTTTTTGGGTGTTGCAGGAAGTAATTATTATATTCTAGAGAATCTACAAAAATTGACGATATTCAAAAGCTTTTTTGGACTATTGGTCAATATTATTCTAAATTATTTTTGGATCCCTGAATATGGAATTGTTGGCGCAGCCTGTGCTACTTTGATTTCACAATTTTGTGCCAATACTTTATTTTTAGTATTTTTTAGAAGTTTGCATCCTATTTTATTCCTGCAATTTGGAAGTTTATTTGAGATAAGATTTTTAAATATAAAAAGTATTTTCAGAAAACAAGTAAGCGTTTATCATTCCAATGATTAA
- a CDS encoding glycosyltransferase family 4 protein, which translates to MNILIIVDDYLPSSIKVTAKMMHELALELKQLGNEVLVITPDSYRRAEKSLDKIEIFEGISVLRFPSGRLKNVSKIIRLFNEFLLPFRAWMYGKYKFKDFKMDLIIYYSPSIFWGWLVYKLKKLTKTKSYLILRDFFPQWAIDNGIISKKSLITKLLLLVENWNYRQADTIGLMSQKNLEWFCRYHNYDGNAKLEVLFNWVTDKSFSFQVGVDKSNYRKQLNLDEKVVFFYGGNIGHAQDMSQVLRLAKSLENYASAHIVLVGAGDEVNIVREFIRESNISNLTLLDPVTQEEYAKMLSEFDVGLFFLNYNHSTHNFPGKILSYLVQGLPILGSVNPGNDLKDIIEEANAGYVVISGDDVGLYECAKKLLEKELRSSISVNAKKLQKSKFDLSVAAKQIIKEVI; encoded by the coding sequence GTGAATATTCTTATCATTGTAGACGACTATTTACCGAGTAGCATTAAGGTAACTGCCAAAATGATGCATGAACTTGCTCTTGAACTAAAGCAGTTAGGCAATGAAGTTCTAGTAATAACTCCTGATAGTTACCGAAGAGCGGAAAAATCTTTAGATAAAATTGAAATTTTTGAGGGTATTTCCGTTTTGCGATTTCCATCAGGTAGATTAAAGAACGTATCGAAGATAATCCGACTATTTAATGAATTTCTGTTGCCTTTTCGTGCTTGGATGTATGGGAAATATAAATTTAAAGACTTTAAAATGGATTTGATAATATACTATTCCCCATCCATTTTTTGGGGTTGGTTAGTTTATAAATTAAAAAAGCTAACGAAAACGAAGTCATATTTGATACTGAGAGATTTTTTTCCTCAATGGGCAATAGACAATGGAATCATAAGTAAAAAATCACTGATTACAAAGTTACTTTTGTTAGTAGAAAATTGGAATTATCGTCAAGCAGATACTATTGGGTTAATGTCGCAAAAAAACTTAGAATGGTTTTGTCGATATCACAATTATGATGGAAATGCAAAACTTGAAGTTTTGTTCAATTGGGTAACAGATAAATCATTTTCTTTTCAAGTAGGTGTGGATAAGTCTAATTATAGAAAACAGCTAAATTTAGATGAAAAAGTTGTTTTTTTCTATGGTGGAAATATTGGGCACGCACAAGATATGAGCCAAGTTCTTCGTTTGGCAAAAAGTTTAGAAAACTATGCATCAGCACACATAGTGTTAGTAGGGGCTGGTGATGAAGTGAATATAGTAAGAGAATTTATCAGAGAATCAAATATATCTAATTTAACTCTTTTGGATCCTGTAACGCAAGAAGAATACGCAAAAATGTTAAGTGAATTTGATGTTGGTTTATTTTTTTTAAACTACAATCACTCTACTCATAATTTTCCAGGAAAAATACTGTCTTATCTAGTTCAAGGATTGCCCATTTTAGGAAGTGTAAATCCTGGCAATGATTTAAAGGATATAATTGAAGAAGCTAATGCTGGCTACGTAGTTATATCGGGTGATGATGTTGGTCTATATGAATGTGCTAAAAAGCTTTTAGAAAAAGAGTTAAGATCTTCAATATCAGTGAATGCTAAAAAATTACAGAAATCAAAATTTGATCTTAGTGTGGCTGCAAAACAGATTATTAAAGAAGTAATATGA